In one window of Pseudodesulfovibrio sp. S3 DNA:
- a CDS encoding LL-diaminopimelate aminotransferase: MSDFKLADRLSSLPPYLFAAIDKAKAEVAAKGMDIISLGIGDPDLPTPDFIIEALYEGAKKAANHRYPDYVGMLAYRQAVADWYKLRFNVDLDAKTEVVSLIGSKEGIAHFPLAYVNPGDTVLVATPNYPVYGIATEFAGGKVEYLPLIEENDFLVDLDAVSNDSWAKAKMIFVCYPNNPTAATATRGFYEKLIEKAKEFNVIVVSDAAYTEIYYDPTNKPLSILECAGAKDVCIEFHSLSKTYNMTGWRVGMAVGNKDLIAGLGKIKENVDSGIFQAVQEAGIAALRDGEPYAESFRTIYKERRDVVSTALTKAGIKHRIPDASFYMWCNTPAGYKSSEFVTNVLKQTGVVLTPGNGFGTPGEGYFRISLTVNNDLLEEAVSRISKL, translated from the coding sequence ATGTCAGATTTCAAGTTAGCCGACCGGTTGTCATCCCTTCCTCCGTACCTGTTTGCGGCCATAGACAAGGCCAAGGCAGAAGTCGCGGCCAAAGGCATGGACATCATCAGCTTGGGTATCGGCGACCCAGACCTTCCCACGCCTGACTTCATCATCGAAGCCCTGTACGAAGGTGCTAAAAAAGCTGCAAACCACAGATATCCTGACTATGTCGGCATGCTCGCTTATCGCCAGGCCGTAGCGGATTGGTACAAGCTGCGCTTCAACGTGGACCTGGACGCCAAAACCGAAGTGGTCAGCCTGATCGGTTCCAAAGAGGGCATTGCCCATTTTCCGTTGGCCTATGTCAATCCCGGAGACACGGTACTGGTCGCCACGCCCAACTATCCGGTATACGGTATTGCCACCGAATTTGCAGGAGGCAAGGTCGAATACCTGCCGCTGATCGAAGAAAACGATTTCCTGGTGGATCTGGACGCTGTGTCCAACGATTCCTGGGCCAAGGCCAAGATGATATTCGTATGTTACCCGAATAATCCGACCGCAGCCACAGCCACCAGGGGCTTTTACGAAAAGCTTATTGAAAAGGCCAAGGAATTCAACGTGATCGTTGTTTCCGATGCCGCCTATACCGAAATATACTATGATCCGACCAACAAGCCCCTTTCCATACTTGAATGCGCCGGGGCCAAGGACGTCTGCATCGAATTCCACTCCCTGTCCAAAACCTACAACATGACCGGCTGGCGTGTCGGCATGGCGGTAGGCAACAAGGACCTCATCGCAGGTCTTGGAAAAATCAAGGAAAACGTGGATTCCGGCATCTTCCAGGCCGTTCAAGAGGCAGGTATCGCAGCCCTCAGGGACGGCGAACCTTATGCCGAGAGTTTCCGTACCATCTACAAAGAGCGCCGGGATGTTGTCAGCACCGCCCTGACCAAGGCCGGCATCAAGCATCGCATCCCCGATGCTTCTTTCTACATGTGGTGCAACACTCCGGCAGGCTACAAGTCCTCGGAATTCGTGACCAACGTGTTGAAACAGACAGGCGTTGTGCTCACGCCGGGCAATGGATTCGGAACGCCGGGAGAAGGGTATTTCAGAATCTCCCTGACCGTAAATAACGATCTGCTCGAGGAGGCCGTATCCAGAATTTCGAAACTGTAA
- the xerD gene encoding site-specific tyrosine recombinase XerD has translation MKKYEKIKNNIDFNHPWVDSYLEHVLIEKGLSENSLSGYAQDLHSLLAFLEEKSFALKDLSDRPLFLYLTYLRAKGLKSRSLARHLSSLRGFFAYAMDQKWFKEDPGHLLENPKLPKKLPEFLTRDEISRVLALPDTSTLLGMRDKVMLELLYAAGLRVSELIQMKVLDFDPQVGMLKVFGKGSKDRLIPIHFTAQDYLNRYLEFTRPSFKPLEDFMFLNRSGKGLTRQGVWKLIKKFATLAGIRRSISPHTFRHSFATHLLEGGADLRTVQLLLGHADISATEIYTHVESSRLKTLHQKYHPRSSM, from the coding sequence ATGAAAAAATACGAAAAAATAAAAAACAATATTGATTTCAATCACCCATGGGTGGACAGCTACCTTGAGCACGTCCTCATCGAAAAAGGGTTGTCCGAAAACAGCCTGTCTGGTTACGCCCAGGACCTGCATTCCCTGTTGGCCTTTCTCGAAGAAAAATCCTTTGCGCTCAAGGATCTTTCGGACAGGCCCCTCTTTCTCTATCTGACCTATCTTCGGGCAAAGGGATTGAAAAGCCGCTCCCTGGCCAGGCATCTTTCTTCCCTTCGAGGTTTCTTTGCATACGCCATGGACCAGAAATGGTTCAAGGAAGATCCCGGTCATTTGTTGGAAAACCCCAAGTTGCCTAAAAAACTACCGGAATTCTTGACCAGGGATGAAATCAGTCGAGTACTTGCCCTGCCGGACACCTCCACCCTGCTCGGGATGCGCGACAAGGTCATGCTGGAGTTGCTCTATGCCGCCGGACTCCGTGTATCCGAATTGATTCAGATGAAGGTGCTTGACTTCGATCCGCAGGTAGGGATGCTCAAGGTATTCGGCAAAGGGTCCAAGGATCGTTTGATTCCCATTCACTTTACGGCACAGGACTATTTGAACAGATATCTTGAATTTACCCGTCCTTCTTTCAAGCCTTTGGAAGATTTCATGTTTCTCAATCGTTCAGGCAAGGGGCTTACCCGACAGGGCGTATGGAAACTGATCAAGAAATTTGCTACATTGGCCGGGATTCGAAGGTCGATTTCTCCGCACACCTTTCGACACTCCTTTGCCACCCATCTGCTTGAGGGCGGTGCTGATTTGCGGACCGTGCAACTGCTTCTCGGACATGCGGATATCAGCGCCACTGAAATCTACACTCATGTTGAATCGAGCAGGCTGAAGACATTGCATCAGAAATATCATCCGAGATCATCCATGTAA
- a CDS encoding CBS domain-containing protein, giving the protein MKNKIEKISAPTVITAHANADFDALAAMVAASKIYPDSVLIFPGSQETSLRNFFIESTTYLFNFKAFKDIDPESVELLVVVDTRQRSRIPHVRPVLDNKNLRIHLYDHHPDSDEDLPAEKSVVKPWGSTTAILVHEIREQGLSLNREEATLLGLGIYEDTGSFGFNTTTPHDFEAAGWLKSQGMDIEVISDLLSHELSAEQITYLGELLKNAKTYDIHGIDVIITELSTDMFVPDFALLVHKLMDMEKVKVVFALGRMADRIHVVSRSRNPDVNVGQICASLGGGGHTAAASATIKDKTLAEVRDDLFALFYSQINPQIVVDSLMSRPPVVIEGDKTMKDAVELMTRYGLKDVPVVAKDSMQCIGIMGHKTADKAITHHLGDIGLSEYMTRKFDTVEVKTDLYRVMEIILSNRQRMLPVVEDGQLVGVITRTDLMNMLIEEPARIPDSLMPDSRRVRDIGSQVKNRLPQKMLDLLKSAGELGAELGWEVYAVGGFVRDILLGRPNLDLDLVVEGDGIEFARKFAERIEGRVKAHSKFKTAVVIMEDGQRVDVATARLEYYEYPAALPTVELSSIKMDLYRRDFTVNALALRINPGRFGQLVDFFGAERDIRNRTIRVLHSLSFVEDPTRILRAIRFERRFDFQIGGQTMRLIKNAVNLQLFSKLSGTRVMHELQWIMNEEDPLACLNRMQELGIMEAIHPLLKLTRERIQILTELVKVHNWYKLLYLEPAITPWKLYLLGMTMGIKRNQIDQISTRLHFTQREERDFYQLRDMIGDALMKLMTWKEGASKLSRLYAILHPIPVEGVLFLMARSRKEHIRRNISQYLARLRYMKIDINGNDLQKMGVEPGPMYAIILDKLMVAKIDGKVETRTDQLNMAKKLKKELATNLIPGSQV; this is encoded by the coding sequence ATGAAAAACAAAATTGAAAAGATATCAGCTCCGACCGTGATCACAGCCCATGCCAATGCGGACTTTGATGCCCTTGCAGCAATGGTGGCGGCCAGCAAAATCTATCCCGATTCGGTGCTGATCTTCCCTGGCAGTCAGGAAACCAGCCTGCGCAATTTCTTTATTGAAAGCACAACCTATCTTTTTAATTTCAAGGCGTTCAAGGATATCGACCCCGAATCCGTGGAGCTTCTGGTGGTCGTCGATACCCGGCAGCGTTCGAGAATTCCGCATGTCCGTCCTGTGCTGGATAACAAGAATCTGCGTATACACCTTTATGACCACCATCCTGACAGCGACGAGGATCTTCCCGCCGAAAAAAGCGTGGTCAAACCTTGGGGGTCCACAACCGCCATCCTGGTTCACGAGATTCGGGAACAAGGGTTGTCTCTCAATAGAGAAGAGGCCACCCTTCTCGGCCTTGGTATTTATGAAGATACCGGGTCATTCGGCTTCAACACAACTACGCCGCATGATTTCGAGGCTGCCGGTTGGCTGAAAAGCCAGGGCATGGACATTGAGGTCATCAGCGATCTTCTTTCTCACGAACTGTCCGCCGAGCAAATTACCTATCTCGGTGAATTGCTTAAAAATGCAAAGACATATGATATCCATGGCATTGATGTCATTATTACCGAATTGTCTACAGACATGTTCGTGCCCGATTTCGCGCTGCTGGTTCACAAGCTTATGGATATGGAAAAGGTCAAGGTCGTTTTCGCATTGGGAAGGATGGCGGACCGCATTCATGTGGTTTCGAGATCACGAAATCCTGATGTAAATGTAGGGCAAATATGTGCCTCTCTGGGCGGAGGCGGTCATACTGCCGCAGCTTCGGCCACCATCAAGGACAAGACTCTGGCTGAAGTACGTGACGACCTGTTCGCCCTCTTCTACTCCCAGATCAATCCGCAAATCGTTGTGGACAGTCTCATGTCGCGCCCTCCAGTGGTCATTGAGGGCGACAAGACCATGAAAGACGCCGTGGAGCTCATGACGCGTTATGGCTTGAAAGATGTGCCGGTGGTGGCGAAAGACAGTATGCAGTGTATTGGAATCATGGGACATAAGACTGCTGACAAGGCAATCACTCATCATCTGGGTGATATCGGTTTGAGCGAGTACATGACCAGGAAATTCGATACGGTGGAGGTCAAGACCGATTTATATAGAGTCATGGAAATCATTCTGAGCAATCGTCAACGAATGCTTCCCGTTGTGGAGGACGGCCAACTGGTAGGCGTAATCACACGGACGGATTTGATGAACATGCTCATTGAGGAGCCCGCCCGCATTCCCGATTCTCTCATGCCGGACAGCCGACGCGTAAGAGACATTGGTTCCCAGGTCAAAAATCGTTTGCCGCAAAAGATGCTTGATCTGCTGAAGTCAGCCGGGGAACTCGGGGCCGAACTTGGTTGGGAAGTCTATGCGGTGGGCGGATTCGTCCGTGACATTCTCCTCGGCAGGCCCAATCTTGATCTCGACCTTGTCGTTGAGGGGGACGGTATCGAATTCGCCAGAAAATTTGCAGAGAGGATCGAAGGCAGGGTCAAGGCCCATTCCAAATTTAAAACTGCGGTAGTCATTATGGAAGACGGTCAACGCGTTGACGTGGCCACCGCCCGCCTTGAATATTATGAATATCCTGCCGCCCTGCCCACCGTGGAACTGTCGTCAATAAAAATGGACCTGTATCGGCGTGATTTTACGGTCAATGCGCTCGCTTTGCGCATCAACCCCGGCCGGTTCGGTCAGTTGGTGGATTTTTTCGGTGCCGAGCGGGATATACGAAACCGGACCATTCGTGTTTTGCATTCCTTAAGCTTCGTGGAAGACCCTACCCGTATTCTCCGGGCCATCCGGTTCGAACGCCGTTTTGATTTTCAGATCGGTGGTCAGACTATGCGTCTCATTAAGAATGCCGTGAATCTCCAGTTGTTCAGCAAGCTGTCCGGTACCCGTGTCATGCATGAGCTGCAATGGATAATGAACGAGGAAGATCCGCTGGCATGCCTTAACCGAATGCAGGAACTTGGTATCATGGAGGCAATCCATCCCCTGCTCAAATTGACCCGGGAACGGATTCAGATTCTGACGGAACTGGTCAAGGTCCACAACTGGTACAAGCTGCTCTACCTGGAACCGGCTATAACTCCTTGGAAGCTTTACCTTCTCGGTATGACCATGGGCATCAAACGCAATCAAATAGACCAGATTTCCACAAGGCTGCATTTTACCCAAAGGGAGGAACGGGATTTTTATCAACTCCGCGACATGATTGGTGACGCCCTTATGAAATTGATGACCTGGAAGGAGGGGGCATCAAAGCTGAGCAGACTCTACGCGATCCTTCATCCCATCCCGGTCGAAGGCGTGTTGTTTCTGATGGCTCGGAGCAGGAAAGAACACATTCGAAGAAATATTTCCCAATATCTTGCCCGGTTGCGTTATATGAAAATTGACATCAACGGCAATGATCTTCAAAAGATGGGGGTCGAACCGGGGCCGATGTATGCGATTATCTTGGACAAGCTCATGGTCGCCAAGATCGATGGAAAGGTGGAAACCCGGACGGATCAATTGAACATGGCGAAAAAATTGAAAAAGGAGCTGGCCACAAATCTTATCCCGGGCAGTCAGGTCTAA